In a single window of the Mucilaginibacter defluvii genome:
- a CDS encoding helix-turn-helix transcriptional regulator, which produces MGTLTELGLQNLWMPDYLQREMGQFNIFAINNTPGNFTNCQPYNRKGFYKISLLTGHTKLYYADKDLEFKESALLFSNPYIPYSWECFSEEQTGYYCIFTEAFFDEHYQIKDYPIFKPGSNPLFELTSEQVKDISGIFKRMQEEIATDFIYKYDVLRTLTQELIYKALKMQPVESRPLTESNGAVRIAGLFTELLERQFPIESPNQRVRLKFPADYAEHLSVHINHLNRSLKKVTGKTTSQLIAARLMQEARILLQHTDWNISEVSWCLGFEELPHFINFFKKNEVLTPKHFRKNH; this is translated from the coding sequence ATGGGAACACTAACTGAACTTGGTCTGCAAAACCTCTGGATGCCAGATTACCTGCAACGGGAGATGGGGCAATTTAACATTTTTGCTATCAATAATACACCTGGCAATTTTACCAATTGCCAACCTTATAACCGTAAGGGCTTCTACAAGATCAGCCTCCTAACCGGCCACACCAAGCTTTATTACGCGGATAAGGACCTGGAATTCAAAGAAAGCGCTTTATTATTCTCTAATCCTTATATTCCTTATTCCTGGGAATGTTTCAGTGAGGAACAGACAGGCTACTATTGTATTTTTACTGAGGCTTTCTTTGATGAACATTACCAGATCAAGGATTATCCGATCTTTAAGCCCGGAAGCAATCCTTTATTCGAGCTAACGAGTGAACAGGTGAAGGATATCAGTGGAATATTTAAGCGGATGCAGGAGGAGATCGCAACTGACTTCATCTACAAGTATGACGTGCTTAGAACTCTTACCCAGGAACTGATCTATAAGGCATTAAAAATGCAACCTGTTGAAAGCCGGCCGTTAACAGAGTCAAATGGAGCAGTACGGATAGCCGGGTTATTTACCGAGTTGCTAGAGCGTCAGTTCCCTATAGAATCCCCGAATCAACGGGTCAGGTTGAAATTCCCGGCCGATTATGCCGAGCATTTGTCCGTGCATATCAATCATCTCAACCGTTCACTGAAAAAAGTCACCGGGAAGACCACATCACAGCTGATCGCTGCCCGCCTGATGCAGGAAGCAAGAATTTTGCTTCAACATACGGACTGGAATATATCAGAAGTAAGCTGGTGCCTTGGATTTGAGGAGTTACCTCATTTTATTAACTTCTTTAAAAAGAACGAAGTATTGACGCCGAAGCATTTCCGTAAGAATCACTAA
- a CDS encoding Crp/Fnr family transcriptional regulator has translation MEEQETRESLRAFVNYFAPVEEEAFNKYADLHRAVQIRKWDHLSREGDSVKNLYYLHSGILRCYYLNDGVEHTSNFFFSPDLITDLDALRENKPALSNIQAMKDSVCFEANFAEVEELAYEYPSLLKCFFKMYEAILRSSINRQVSLIYDSPKQRYLNLFKERPNVIAEIPQHHIASYLGIKPETLSRIRKKIF, from the coding sequence ATGGAAGAGCAGGAAACACGGGAATCATTGAGAGCGTTCGTTAACTATTTCGCACCTGTAGAGGAAGAAGCGTTCAATAAATATGCGGATCTGCATCGCGCAGTTCAGATCAGGAAGTGGGACCATCTGTCTAGGGAAGGTGATTCGGTCAAGAACCTATATTACCTTCATTCGGGTATATTAAGATGCTATTACCTGAATGACGGCGTGGAGCATACTTCGAATTTTTTCTTCAGTCCGGACCTGATAACGGATCTTGACGCATTGAGGGAAAACAAACCTGCCTTGAGCAATATACAGGCCATGAAAGATTCCGTATGTTTTGAGGCGAATTTTGCCGAAGTAGAGGAACTGGCCTATGAGTATCCTTCGCTTTTAAAATGCTTTTTTAAAATGTACGAAGCTATACTCAGATCCAGCATAAACCGCCAGGTGTCACTGATCTATGATTCACCTAAGCAACGGTACCTGAATCTATTTAAAGAGCGGCCGAATGTTATTGCCGAAATTCCACAGCATCATATCGCTTCATACCTCGGCATAAAGCCGGAAACGTTGAGCCGGATCAGAAAGAAAATTTTTTAA
- a CDS encoding SDR family oxidoreductase, which yields MSNRQNWSKDLEGKIALVTGGTKGIGKAIADRLHAAGATVIVTARNEPEQVNKPYQFIGADLANHEDLERVAAAIIKQYGGVDILINNMGANIFPGGGFSTLNDEHWYQALEINLLSSVRLDRVLLPAMLERNSGVIIHISSTSGQFPIWESTMAYSAAKTALNSYSKSLATEVGQKGVRVVTVSPGLTKTEAMSAFLNDLAKQAGITFEEMTQKLFDRVGGVPLGRMAEPEETAELVHFLVSPGASYITGANYFIDGGNFPTVR from the coding sequence ATGAGTAACCGACAAAATTGGAGCAAAGACCTGGAAGGTAAGATAGCGTTAGTAACAGGCGGAACAAAGGGCATCGGAAAAGCGATTGCCGACCGTTTACATGCGGCTGGCGCAACCGTAATTGTAACGGCACGTAACGAGCCTGAACAAGTCAACAAGCCATATCAATTCATTGGTGCAGACCTTGCGAACCATGAGGATTTGGAAAGAGTAGCAGCAGCTATTATTAAGCAATATGGCGGGGTAGATATCCTGATTAATAATATGGGTGCGAACATTTTCCCAGGTGGTGGCTTTAGTACCCTCAATGATGAACACTGGTATCAGGCATTAGAGATTAACCTGCTTTCTTCTGTCCGTTTAGACAGGGTCCTGTTACCCGCAATGCTTGAGCGAAATAGTGGTGTGATCATTCATATTTCTTCCACCAGCGGCCAATTTCCCATCTGGGAATCTACCATGGCCTATAGTGCTGCTAAAACAGCTTTGAATTCTTACAGTAAGTCATTAGCTACTGAAGTTGGGCAAAAAGGAGTTAGAGTAGTAACCGTTTCACCGGGACTCACAAAAACAGAGGCAATGTCAGCGTTCTTGAATGATCTTGCAAAACAGGCCGGAATAACATTCGAGGAAATGACCCAGAAGCTTTTTGACCGGGTTGGTGGTGTTCCGCTCGGCAGAATGGCGGAGCCTGAAGAAACGGCTGAGTTGGTTCATTTCTTGGTATCACCGGGCGCTTCCTATATCACCGGGGCAAATTATTTTATAGACGGCGGTAACTTTCCAACGGTCAGATAG
- a CDS encoding SDR family oxidoreductase produces the protein MKFVIEMNFKEAKVIVTGATGGIGYEIARTLRDIGATVIVSGRNAAKVRFAADEFGVYGCTADVSNETAITELFSLAVEQMGSANVLINNAGIGIFAALTDTPVADFQEVWEINVKGLFLAGKEAAKYFIPQNYGNIFNIGSTASLRGYANGSAYVASKFAVSGLTDCWRAELRSHNIRAMQINPSDVITDFVAKARMEIKNEDRKLKPADVAQIAAAMLSMNDICFIPDASLWATNTW, from the coding sequence ATGAAATTTGTAATTGAAATGAATTTTAAAGAAGCTAAAGTAATTGTGACCGGAGCAACAGGTGGAATAGGATACGAAATTGCCCGAACATTAAGAGATATAGGGGCTACCGTTATCGTAAGCGGCAGGAATGCTGCAAAAGTAAGATTTGCTGCTGACGAGTTTGGTGTTTACGGTTGTACAGCCGATGTAAGTAACGAGACTGCGATAACTGAACTGTTCAGCCTTGCTGTTGAACAAATGGGCTCGGCCAACGTGCTGATTAACAACGCTGGTATCGGCATATTCGCAGCACTTACAGATACACCCGTTGCTGATTTTCAGGAGGTCTGGGAAATCAATGTGAAAGGCCTGTTCCTCGCTGGTAAAGAGGCAGCTAAATACTTTATACCTCAAAATTACGGTAATATCTTTAATATAGGCTCAACGGCATCATTGCGTGGCTATGCGAACGGATCGGCTTACGTAGCCAGTAAGTTCGCAGTCTCTGGCTTAACTGATTGCTGGCGGGCTGAGCTACGCTCGCACAACATCAGGGCAATGCAGATCAATCCAAGCGATGTAATCACTGATTTTGTTGCCAAAGCCAGAATGGAAATTAAAAATGAAGATCGTAAGCTAAAACCCGCTGATGTAGCGCAGATAGCCGCAGCTATGCTTTCAATGAATGATATTTGCTTCATTCCCGATGCGTCATTATGGGCAACAAATACTTGGTAA